ACGGCAGCGGCCTGTGGTCGCGGTGGCCGGTCACCCCGGCCGAGGAGTGGCGTGGCGTCCACCGCATGCCCGGCGGCACGGTCGCGGTCCCGACCGTCGCCGGGCCGCGGGACGTGGCCGTCCGCGTCGCGCACCCGTTCCGGACCTCGCGCTTCCACGCGCGCTCCTACGAGCGGGACCACCGGTTGCTCCGGGAGCGGCTGGCCGCCCAGCCGGCCGACGTCCCGGCGATCGTCCTCGGGGACTTCAACGCCTCCCGGGACCACACCGCGTTCCGCCGCCTGCTCTCCGACGGCTGGCGCGACGCCCCGGAGTACGCCGGGTCGGGGTTCGTCGGCACGTGGTCCCCGCGCTACCGGATCCCGCACTTTGTGCAGTTGGACCACATCCTGTTCAACTCCCGGCTCGGGGCCCGCTCGACCGCAAACTTCGAGGTCAGGGGCACCGACCACGGGGCCCTGGTGGCCCGACTGGTGTTGGCTGAAGATCGCTGAGGGCCCCGGTATAGCTTTTGCCGAATGCGACTGCTGATGATCGGGCCGCCGGGAGCCGGGAAGGGAACCCAGGCTGTCCGGATTGCCCAGAAGTTCAACCTGGTCCACATCTCGTCGGGCGACCTGCTGCGGGCGCACGTGAAGAACGAGACGGCGATCGGCCGTCAGGTGCAGTCGTACCTCGCGAGCGGTGACCTGGTGCCCGACGGCATCGTCATGGACATCCTCCGCAAGCCCGTGGTCGAGGCCAGCAAGCAGGGCGGCTACGTGCTCGACGGCTTCCCCCGGACCGTCGAGCAGGCCGAGATCGCCTACTCCGTCGCGCAGACGCTCGGGGTCGAGGTCCAGATCGTCGTGCACCTCGAGGTGCCCCGCGACGAGCTCATCCGCCGGCTGCTCGAGCGCGGTGAGGCCAGCGGCCGCGCCGACGACAATCTCGACGTCATCAACCACCGGCTCGACGTCTACGACGAGAAGACGCTGCCGATGCTCGCGTACTACGCAGAGCGGGAGAAGCTGGTCAACGTCAACGGTGCCC
This window of the Sporichthya brevicatena genome carries:
- a CDS encoding adenylate kinase, with protein sequence MRLLMIGPPGAGKGTQAVRIAQKFNLVHISSGDLLRAHVKNETAIGRQVQSYLASGDLVPDGIVMDILRKPVVEASKQGGYVLDGFPRTVEQAEIAYSVAQTLGVEVQIVVHLEVPRDELIRRLLERGEASGRADDNLDVINHRLDVYDEKTLPMLAYYAEREKLVNVNGARPVDEVTWSITVQLQLLAKQLAEG